From the Mahella australiensis 50-1 BON genome, the window AATTGCCTAAGATACTGTTCTGATGTAAAACCCGATGGTACATCGTACTTTGGTAAATAACGCTTGCTAAAGTCAAAGGTTACATTACAGCGATCAGCTATTGCAATACTGTTGGTTATAGCCTCCGGTATATAATCAAAGGATTCATACATTTCCAATGGCGACTTAAGATAAAATTGATCTGTTTGAAAACGCATTCTATCAGGGGTATCTATAGTCTTACCAGTTTGTATGCACAATAGGACGTCGTGAGCATCGGCATCAGCCTTGTCCACATAATGGACATCGTTAGTCGCTACCGGCGGGATGCCGGTACGCCGCGATATCCTTATCAGCTCCTGAAGCACACGCTGCTCATCCTCTATGCCGTGATCCTGCAGTTCAAGATAAAAATTACCATCGCCAAATATATCGTTAAACTTCAACGCCATTTGTTCGGCTTCTTCATAGCGCTGCTCGAGTATAAGCATAGGTATGTTCCCAGCAAGGCAGCCGCTTAAAGCTATAAGCCCTTCATGATATTGCTGCAGCAACTGCATATCCACCCTCGGCTTGTAATAAAACCCGTCTATAAACCCCGCCGATACCAGTTTTATAAGGTTCTTATAGCCGTCATTATCCTTAGCTAATAACGTCAAATGCGCATATGAATCATCTATATGAGGCTGTTTATCGAACAAAGACCGTGGAGCAACATATACTTCACAACCGATAATCGGCTTTATACCTACTGCACTAGCCTCTTTATAAAAATGAACCACACCGTACATGTTGCCATGGTCAGTAATAGCTATGCTGTCCATACCTAGCTCTCGGCATCGGTTTATCAGATCTTTTACACGCCCTGCGCCATCTAACAAGCTATATTCTGTATGCACATGCAAATGGCTAAATTTAGGCATACATCACTCACCCAGCGCCGTCTCTTCATTTGTATGTTTGCCTTGATCCTGAAGGGCTTGCGGGTGTTCTTTACGCCAACGCTCCATTTCTTCCGGATCATTATGATTGGGCATGGCTTCCAGCATCTTAGCATACATCGATGCATCAAAAGGCATGCGCAGAAAATCCACCAAATGCTTAAAAGCCTCTTGTTCGTCATCGCCTGATACCGTAATCTTCACTATACTACCATCATAAACGCCCATAGCCATTAATCCTAGTATGCTTTTACCATCTACCTTTTTATTATTGATCTCCAGCCATACATGGGCTCTGAATTTGTTGGCTATTTGAACAAACGTGGCCGCAGCTCTGGATTGAAGACCGATTCCGTTGGTAACCTTAACCTTTTCTTGTATCATTCTGTACCGCTCCTTTCCTCGCCTTTAAATCTTCCGCCAGCTGCTCTATC encodes:
- a CDS encoding HPr family phosphocarrier protein, with translation MIQEKVKVTNGIGLQSRAAATFVQIANKFRAHVWLEINNKKVDGKSILGLMAMGVYDGSIVKITVSGDDEQEAFKHLVDFLRMPFDASMYAKMLEAMPNHNDPEEMERWRKEHPQALQDQGKHTNEETALGE